A single Stigmatopora argus isolate UIUO_Sarg chromosome 7, RoL_Sarg_1.0, whole genome shotgun sequence DNA region contains:
- the nfam1 gene encoding NFAT activation molecule 1 isoform X2 yields MAHESRLFFSETVFVAIRGEVIHIPYELHIPAKENNDVLICFDPNNQQFFRRAFPATGEAAFSNKAIMELGDLRRSGEYRCQYKEAKAYFFLRLRDEYYKDFTKDTFAIVMGFFIGVLLIFSVVSSLYVFRGTWAGKKHERGNPSNDRKKNKQQADKPEEDRTGVIVTSSTSLYASLESRPRSIYDVLDRSSVNNTVSNQKKPALMPKTGHTPAKQTQSQDEGLFESVYENF; encoded by the exons ATGGCGCATGAATCAC GATTATTTTTTTCGGAGACCGTGTTTGTGGCAATCAGAGGGGAAGTTATCCACATTCCTTATGAGCTGCACATACCTGCAAAGGAAAATAATGATGTCTTGATATGCTTCGACCCTAACAACCAGCAATTTTTTAGACGCGCTTTTCCTGCAACTGGAGAGGCTGCGTTCAGCAACAAGGCCATAATGGAACTGGGGGATCTCAGGAGATCAGGAGAATATCGTTGCCAGTATAAAGAGGCCAaagcttatttttttctgagacTACGAG ATGAATACTACAAGGATTTTACCAAGGACACATTCGCCATAGTGATGGGCTTCTTCATTGGTGTGTTGCTGATTTTTAGTGTAGTCAGCTCTCTGTATGTCTTCAGAGGAACTTGG gcaggaaaaaaacatgagcgtggcaATCCGAGCAATGATCGAAAGAAGAATAAACAACAAGCAGACAAGCCTGAGGAGGACAGAACGGGTGTGATCGTAACTTCTTCTACATCCCTCTATGCT AGTCTTGAGTCACGACCTCGGTCTATATATGATGTACTGGACCGCTCATCTGTCAACAACACAGTGTCCAACCAGAAAAAGCCTGCTCTCATGCCAAAAACGGGTCACACCCCG GCAAAGCAAACACAATCACAAGACGAAGGGCTATTTGAGTCTGTCTACGAGAATTTTTGA
- the nfam1 gene encoding NFAT activation molecule 1 isoform X4 gives MAHESHEYYKDFTKDTFAIVMGFFIGVLLIFSVVSSLYVFRGTWAGKKHERGNPSNDRKKNKQQADKPEEDRTGVIVTSSTSLYASLESRPRSIYDVLDRSSVNNTVSNQKKPALMPKTGHTPAKQTQSQDEGLFESVYENF, from the exons ATGGCGCATGAATCAC ATGAATACTACAAGGATTTTACCAAGGACACATTCGCCATAGTGATGGGCTTCTTCATTGGTGTGTTGCTGATTTTTAGTGTAGTCAGCTCTCTGTATGTCTTCAGAGGAACTTGG gcaggaaaaaaacatgagcgtggcaATCCGAGCAATGATCGAAAGAAGAATAAACAACAAGCAGACAAGCCTGAGGAGGACAGAACGGGTGTGATCGTAACTTCTTCTACATCCCTCTATGCT AGTCTTGAGTCACGACCTCGGTCTATATATGATGTACTGGACCGCTCATCTGTCAACAACACAGTGTCCAACCAGAAAAAGCCTGCTCTCATGCCAAAAACGGGTCACACCCCG GCAAAGCAAACACAATCACAAGACGAAGGGCTATTTGAGTCTGTCTACGAGAATTTTTGA
- the nfam1 gene encoding NFAT activation molecule 1 isoform X1, whose product MASQKCWHLFLLLFWIFKMLLPLCSGMEAPRLFFSETVFVAIRGEVIHIPYELHIPAKENNDVLICFDPNNQQFFRRAFPATGEAAFSNKAIMELGDLRRSGEYRCQYKEAKAYFFLRLRDEYYKDFTKDTFAIVMGFFIGVLLIFSVVSSLYVFRGTWAGKKHERGNPSNDRKKNKQQADKPEEDRTGVIVTSSTSLYASLESRPRSIYDVLDRSSVNNTVSNQKKPALMPKTGHTPAKQTQSQDEGLFESVYENF is encoded by the exons ATGGCATCGCAAAAATGTTGGCATCTTTTTCTTCTACTGTTTTGGATATTCAAAATGCTCCTTCCTTTATGCTCAGGCATGGAAGCTCCAA GATTATTTTTTTCGGAGACCGTGTTTGTGGCAATCAGAGGGGAAGTTATCCACATTCCTTATGAGCTGCACATACCTGCAAAGGAAAATAATGATGTCTTGATATGCTTCGACCCTAACAACCAGCAATTTTTTAGACGCGCTTTTCCTGCAACTGGAGAGGCTGCGTTCAGCAACAAGGCCATAATGGAACTGGGGGATCTCAGGAGATCAGGAGAATATCGTTGCCAGTATAAAGAGGCCAaagcttatttttttctgagacTACGAG ATGAATACTACAAGGATTTTACCAAGGACACATTCGCCATAGTGATGGGCTTCTTCATTGGTGTGTTGCTGATTTTTAGTGTAGTCAGCTCTCTGTATGTCTTCAGAGGAACTTGG gcaggaaaaaaacatgagcgtggcaATCCGAGCAATGATCGAAAGAAGAATAAACAACAAGCAGACAAGCCTGAGGAGGACAGAACGGGTGTGATCGTAACTTCTTCTACATCCCTCTATGCT AGTCTTGAGTCACGACCTCGGTCTATATATGATGTACTGGACCGCTCATCTGTCAACAACACAGTGTCCAACCAGAAAAAGCCTGCTCTCATGCCAAAAACGGGTCACACCCCG GCAAAGCAAACACAATCACAAGACGAAGGGCTATTTGAGTCTGTCTACGAGAATTTTTGA
- the nfam1 gene encoding NFAT activation molecule 1 isoform X3 — MELGDLRRSGEYRCQYKEAKAYFFLRLRDEYYKDFTKDTFAIVMGFFIGVLLIFSVVSSLYVFRGTWAGKKHERGNPSNDRKKNKQQADKPEEDRTGVIVTSSTSLYASLESRPRSIYDVLDRSSVNNTVSNQKKPALMPKTGHTPAKQTQSQDEGLFESVYENF, encoded by the exons ATGGAACTGGGGGATCTCAGGAGATCAGGAGAATATCGTTGCCAGTATAAAGAGGCCAaagcttatttttttctgagacTACGAG ATGAATACTACAAGGATTTTACCAAGGACACATTCGCCATAGTGATGGGCTTCTTCATTGGTGTGTTGCTGATTTTTAGTGTAGTCAGCTCTCTGTATGTCTTCAGAGGAACTTGG gcaggaaaaaaacatgagcgtggcaATCCGAGCAATGATCGAAAGAAGAATAAACAACAAGCAGACAAGCCTGAGGAGGACAGAACGGGTGTGATCGTAACTTCTTCTACATCCCTCTATGCT AGTCTTGAGTCACGACCTCGGTCTATATATGATGTACTGGACCGCTCATCTGTCAACAACACAGTGTCCAACCAGAAAAAGCCTGCTCTCATGCCAAAAACGGGTCACACCCCG GCAAAGCAAACACAATCACAAGACGAAGGGCTATTTGAGTCTGTCTACGAGAATTTTTGA
- the f8a gene encoding 40-kDa huntingtin-associated protein: protein MSMAAEGDFLARYRAVSNKLKKRFLRKPNVAEASEQFRHLAKELKQQDCLQYAAFCNLAMARCEQTLFNAPGEALALTDAARLFLSSEQENRSLQAPGFDEHLQAALNCYSFAIKVYVEMNQPVMAASLCLELGNALKEMNRPGEAIVHYQRAAELQTQMPMEALLSLGEMASCKILTRDYDGALSVFTEMQLTCQERGLQLPGTNTPAGAFLDIVAKCEISRVLLLMLLEPPPQKLLPEHAQTLERYAWESFDPHSQVTFLPENVFLLLQSVVMACQEKDTESLKSLQTELWPLLTSEQNHLLHLVVQERITPSGQGI from the exons ATGAGCATGGCTGCCGAAGGTGATTTCTTGGCAAGATACCGCGCTGTGTCGAATAAACTTAAAAA ACGTTTTCTTCGGAAGCCAAATGTTGCAGAAGCCAGTGAACAGTTCC GCCATCTTGCCAAAGAGCTTAAACAACAGGACTGTCTGCAGTATGCAGCCTTCTGCAACCTGGCTATGGCTCG GTGTGAGCAGACTCTGTTTAACGCTCCCGGAGAAGCCCTGGCGCTAACTGATGCCGCTCGCCTATTTCTTTCCTCCGAGCAAGAGAATCGCTCTCTTCAGGCACCAGGCTTTGACGAGCACCTTCAGGCTGCACTCAACTGCTACAGTTTTGCCATAAAG GTATATGTTGAGATGAACCAGCCTGTGATGGCAGCCAGTTTGTGTCTAGAACTCGGCAATGCACTCAAG GAGATGAACCGACCAGGAGAGGCCATTGTTCATTACCAGAGAGCTGCAGAGCTGCAGACACAGATGCCAATGGAAGCTCTTTTGTCACTGGGAGAAATGGCTTCATGTAAAATTCTCACAC gtgaCTATGATGGCGCATTGTCCGTGTTTACAGAGATGCAGCTCACATGCCAGGAAAGAGGACTGCAACTACCAGGCACTAACACTCCTGCTG gtGCTTTTCTGGATATTGTGGCAAAATGCGAGATCTCCAGAGTACTACTGCTGATGCTACTTGAG CCTCCGCCCCAGAAACTGCTACCAGAACATGCACAAACACTGGAGAGATACGCATGGGAGTCTTTTGACCCACACAGCCAAG tgacCTTCCTGCCTGAGAATGTTTTCCTGCTCCTGCAGTCGGTGGTG ATGGCGTGCCAGGAGAAAGACACTGAGTCTCTGAAGTCTCTTCAGACGGAACTATG GCCACTGCTGACTTCTGAACAGAATCACCTCCTTCATCTAGTGGTTCAGGAGCGCATTACACCGTCTGGCCAAGGCATTTAG